CGGTGCCGTCAGCTCATCCCGGAGGCGGCCAGGGCGTCGTAGCCTTCGCCCGTCAGCAGCGCCTGCATCTGGCGGCGGCGGACGCCGATGTTGGAGCCCTCGATGACGGGGTAGGCCAGCGCGTCGTTGAGGTACCGGACGAGCGGGAAGTCGTGGTCGTACGCCGACACCCCGACCAGCTTGATCAGGTCGTTGATGACGTCGACACCGGTCTCGGAGCCGAACACCTTCGCGTGCAGCGCCCACTCCAGGCCGGACGGGTGGCCGGACAGCGCGGCGTCGAGCGCGCGCCAGGACAGCAGGCGGACGGCCTCGATCCGGGCCTTCGCGTCGGCCAGGACGTCGGCGACGGACTGGTGCTCGATGATCGGCACGGCCCCGCCGCGGCGCTCGGTGGTGGCGAAGCGGTGGGCCACGTCGAACGCCCGGCGCATCGCGGCCACGGCGAAGGTCCCGATCGACGCCCCGCTCCCGACGAACGCGTTGCGGGTGAGCTCGACGCCCTGCCCCTCCGCCCCCAGCAGGTTGGCCTTGGGGACGCGCACGTCGACCAGCCGGATCCGGGCGGTGAGGCAGCCGCGCAGGCCGGGGAGGTCGTAGTACTGCTCCACCTCGATGTGCCCGGCGAGGTGCTCGCGCTCCGCCACGACCAGCGAGACGCCGCCGGGGGTGCGGCAGACGATCGTCATGACGTCGGGGCCGTCGCCGTCCCAGCCGGGCAGGTGCGACGCCCAGGCCTTCCGCCCGTTGACGACCCAGTGGTCGCCGTCGTCGACCGCGGTCGTGCGGGTGCCCTCGGCGGGCGCGGGGAGGTCGAAGTTGGCGCTGCCGCCGGGCTCGGAGTACGCCATCGCGGCGACGGGCGCCCCGGCGTCGGCCAGGAACGGCGCGACGAACCGCTCGATCTGCTCCGGCGTGCCGACCTGGTAGACCGGCGCCAGCGCGATCAGCGGCCCGGCCATGGAGATGACGAAGTCGGGGCTGTGCGCGGCCCACTCCTCGATGAGGATGGCCGCGTCGACCCCGCCGCCCGCGGCCCCGCCGAACGGCACCGGGACGAACCCCTTGAGGAACCCGGCCTCCACGGCCTTCTCGAACGCGGGCCGGGCGAGCAGGGCGCGGCGCAGCGGGTCGGGCTCGGCGCGCACGGCGTCGGCGAGGTCGCGCAGGTGGGCCTCGGCGAACTGCCGCGCACCGTGCTTGAGCTGCTCCTGCTCGGGGGAGAGGGAGAACGAGACGGGCACGGGATCCTCCGGCGGTCGGGGGTGGCGGTCAGCCGCCAGGCTCCTGCGCCGGGCCGTCGCCGTCTTGTCCCCGCGTGCGCCGCGGGTGTGCATCCCGTGCACCGCGGCGCACGTCGCTGGGTGTGCACCCGAACTCGCGGCGGAACGCCCGGCTGAACGACGCGGCGTCGTCGAAGCCGGCCGACGCGGCGATGTCGGTGATCGTGGGGCCCGGCCCGGGCGCGGCAAGCAGCGCGGCGCACCGGTCCAGGCGCAGCCGCCGCACCGTGGCGGCGAACGACTCCCCGTCGGCGAACGCCGCGTGCAGCGTGCGCGGGGAGACCGCGAACCGGCGCGCCACCGTGCGCACCGACAGCGACCGGTCGCCGAGCCGTCCCCGCACGTACCGCTCGATCTCCGCCCGCAGCACCGCGCGCGGCGGCCCGTCGCCCGCCCGCCCGGACGTCGTGGCGGACAGGGTGCCGGCGAGGGCCTGCTCCAGCTCCGCGGCCGCGACCGGCCCGGCGTCGACGTCCCACAGCGACGCCACCATCGCCCGCACCACCGCGCCCGGCCCGTCGCCGCCGAACCGCCCGCCGACGTGCTTGTGCACCGCGGCGGCCCGGCCGTCGAGCAGCGCGTGCGGCACCCGGTAGGACAGCATCTGCCACGGGTCGTCGAAGTCGAAGCGGTAGGGCCGGGTCGTGTCGACGATCGTGAACTCACCCGGCCCGACGACGGACTCCGCCCCGCCCTGCCGCACCCGGCACCGGCCCGCGACCTGCAGGTTCACGAAGAAGTAGGCGTCGTCGGTGCGTGCGACCTCGCGCGGACCGTGCACGGTCTCCTGCGGCTGCGACGCGATGTGGGCCCGCACGACGCGCTGCAGCGGGCGCGTCTCGACGCGGGCGGCGAAGCCGGTGCCGGGCCCGGCGCGGCGGGGCACCAGCGGGACGAACGCCTGGCAGATGACCTCGTGCCAGTAGTCGAACTGCTCCCGGTCGGGCCGGGCCGCGACGTCCCACACCGCCACCGGGGCCTCCTCCCACGCCGTCCGGATCGTCGTACACGCACTCGCCGGCGGTCAATCGTCGGCGGCAGGATGGGTGCCGTGGACATCGAGACCGAGCGGATGGTCCTGCGCCGATTCACCCCCGACGACGTCGACGACCTCGTCGCCCTGCACAACGACCCGGCCGTGATGCGCTACCTGGGCCCGTGCGACGAGACCGCGGAGCACGTGCGCGACGTGCTGCTGCCCTACTACCGCTCCTTCGATCGTCCCGGCGGCGGCTACGGCTACCGCGCGGCGATCGAGCGCGACGGCGGCGCGTTCCTCGGCTGGTTCCTGTTCCGTCCGGCCCGCGAGGACCCGCAGCCGGGGGTGATCGAGGTGGGCTACCGGCTGCACCGGGCCGCGTGGGGCCGCGGGTTCGCGACGGAGGGCGCGTCGGCGCTCGTCGACCGGGGGTTCACCGAACTGCCGATCCACACGGTCGTCGCCGACACGATGACGGTCAACACCGGCTCGCGGCGGGTGCTGGAGAAGCTGGGGATGCGGCACGTGGCCACCGTCCACCCGCACTACGACGATCCGGTCCCGGGCACCGAGCACGGCGACGTGCTCTACGCGCTCACCCGCGCGGAGTGGACCGCAGCGCGGCGGGCGCCCTGAGCCGCCACGCCTCCTCGACGAGCTCGGCGAGCTGGGTCCCGTCGACCGCGCCGAGGTCGACGAGGATCGCGCCGTGGCCGTCGTAGTGCGGGGTCGTGGAGAACGCCGGGTCGCCGGACGCGAGCAGCGCCGCCTTCTCGTCCAGCCCGCACATCACGACGAGCAGCCCCTCGGCCTCGGTGCGCAGCCGCACGAACCCCTTGCCCCGCACCTTCAGCGCCGGGGTGCGGTACCAGGTCGACTCCTCGACCCCCGGCAGCGCGCCCCCGATCCGCACGACGTCGGCCCAGTCAGGCATCGCGACCCCGGAACCATGCCGCGATGCCCGGCATGTGCGGCTCGAAGGCGCCGGGGGCCGAGAAGTTGAGCGCCCCGGCCCGTTCGTCGGTGCGGTTCTCGAAGTCGTGCGGGAAGCCGCCCGGTGCCAGCACGAACGAGCCCTTCGGGGCGTCGACCCACCGGTCGCCGAGCAGGAACGACACCGTGCCGTCGAGGACGTAGAACACGTCGTCCTCCGGGTGGGTGTGCGCGCCGGGGCCCGCGGTGTGCGGCTCGAGCCACCACTCCGAGATCGAGTAGCGGTCGGCCGTCTCCGGCCCGTCCGCCTTGAACACCGCGTCGATGCGCCCCATCGCGTAGCGGCGCCCGGCTCCGGGCGCGAGGTGGACGGGCTGCCGCTCTGGGTCCATCGCGCCACGGTAGCCACCGGGGTCCGCGGGATTGGACGAAACGGAGCTCACCGCCGCGCCGGCCGCTCGTGGGGCGAGCGGGCCAGCACCACCACGCCCGCGACCGCGATCGTCAGGCCCGCCGCGAGGACGGGTTCCCAGCCGGGGCGGACCGGGTCGCCGAGCAGCCAGATGCCGACGAGGCCGGGGACGACGACCTCGGTGACGGTCAGCAGCGCCGTCATCGACGACACCTCCCCGCGCGAGAGCGCCGCGGAGTACCCGAGCAGGCCGACGAGGAAGAACCCGAGCACCAGGTAGCTGGCCGGCTGCACCAGCAGCATCGACGGGTCGAGCCCGCCCTGCACGTGCGCGGCGCGGACCGCGAGCGTCGACCCGCCGAACCCGAGCCCGGCCACGACCGCGAGCGGCCACGCCCGGCGCCCCCGGCGCTGCACGAGCACCACCACCGACAGGAGCAGGACCGACACCAGCAGCACGACGTCGACGACCGGCGAGCGCATCGGCGGCCGCGTCTCCCCCGCCGACGCCGCCACGAGCACCAGGCCGATCAGGCACGCGAGCACCGCGTACCGGTCCACGCGCCGCAGCACCGTGCCGAACAGCCGCTCCCCGGCCAGCGCCGTCAGGGCGATGGTGCCGCCCAGCACGGCCTGCACCGCGAAGACCGGCAGGAAGCGCAGCGCGACGACGCTGAACAGCCAGGCCACGGCGTCGGCGCCGAGCCCGAGGAGGTACCGCGGCTGCACCGCGATCGGCCGGGCCCGGCTGGCGCGCAGCGCGCCGTCGGCCTGCAGGAGCGCGCCCAGGCTGTTCAGGACCATCGCGACGAGCGCCGCTCCCACCCCGATCAGCACGGGAGCCAGCATGCCCCGACCGGTGGCCACCGGCATCCGCGCACCGCCGGGAGGTCACCCGTCCAGCGTCAGGCGCATCAGCGGGAGGGGGCGGCCGAGCGGGGAGTCCGACCAGCCGACCGTGCCCGCGCCCATCCGCTCGTAGAAGCCGACGGCGTGCGGGTCGGCGTCCCACTCCAGCACCCGCGCCCCGGCCGCGACCGCCCGCGCGACGGCGTGCTCGAACAGCAGCCGCCCGCTGCCCCGGCCGATCTCGGCGGGATCGAGCCACAGGTCGTCGAGGATCGCGCGGTCGGCGCGGTGCAGCAGCGTGCAGAAGCCGCGCACCCGGCCGGCGCGCTCGCCGACCCACACCTCGTTGGCGGCCACGACCTCCTCGGTCAGGCCCTGGACCCGGGCGAACCGGGCCAGGAACTCCGGCGGGTAGGGCCAGTGCCCCTTCGAGCGGACGGCGAGCGCCGCCAGCTCGGCGGCCTCGCCCGGCCGCGCCCGCCGGAGCTCCAGCATCAGGCCGCGGGGGCCTCGAAGAAGCCGCTCATCAGGCCGCCGCGCTCGGGGCCGTCCGGCTCGAATTGCGCGGTGCGTCGTTCCTGGAGCCGGCGCAGCGGCCGGCGCGACACCCACAGCCCGACCAGCACCAGCACCGTCGCCAGCAGCACCGGCGCCCCGACGACCAGTGCCACCAGGCCGA
This sequence is a window from Pseudonocardia petroleophila. Protein-coding genes within it:
- a CDS encoding acyl-CoA dehydrogenase family protein, producing MPVSFSLSPEQEQLKHGARQFAEAHLRDLADAVRAEPDPLRRALLARPAFEKAVEAGFLKGFVPVPFGGAAGGGVDAAILIEEWAAHSPDFVISMAGPLIALAPVYQVGTPEQIERFVAPFLADAGAPVAAMAYSEPGGSANFDLPAPAEGTRTTAVDDGDHWVVNGRKAWASHLPGWDGDGPDVMTIVCRTPGGVSLVVAEREHLAGHIEVEQYYDLPGLRGCLTARIRLVDVRVPKANLLGAEGQGVELTRNAFVGSGASIGTFAVAAMRRAFDVAHRFATTERRGGAVPIIEHQSVADVLADAKARIEAVRLLSWRALDAALSGHPSGLEWALHAKVFGSETGVDVINDLIKLVGVSAYDHDFPLVRYLNDALAYPVIEGSNIGVRRRQMQALLTGEGYDALAASGMS
- a CDS encoding helix-turn-helix domain-containing protein, whose translation is MAVWDVAARPDREQFDYWHEVICQAFVPLVPRRAGPGTGFAARVETRPLQRVVRAHIASQPQETVHGPREVARTDDAYFFVNLQVAGRCRVRQGGAESVVGPGEFTIVDTTRPYRFDFDDPWQMLSYRVPHALLDGRAAAVHKHVGGRFGGDGPGAVVRAMVASLWDVDAGPVAAAELEQALAGTLSATTSGRAGDGPPRAVLRAEIERYVRGRLGDRSLSVRTVARRFAVSPRTLHAAFADGESFAATVRRLRLDRCAALLAAPGPGPTITDIAASAGFDDAASFSRAFRREFGCTPSDVRRGARDAHPRRTRGQDGDGPAQEPGG
- a CDS encoding GNAT family N-acetyltransferase; its protein translation is MGAVDIETERMVLRRFTPDDVDDLVALHNDPAVMRYLGPCDETAEHVRDVLLPYYRSFDRPGGGYGYRAAIERDGGAFLGWFLFRPAREDPQPGVIEVGYRLHRAAWGRGFATEGASALVDRGFTELPIHTVVADTMTVNTGSRRVLEKLGMRHVATVHPHYDDPVPGTEHGDVLYALTRAEWTAARRAP
- a CDS encoding MmcQ/YjbR family DNA-binding protein; this translates as MPDWADVVRIGGALPGVEESTWYRTPALKVRGKGFVRLRTEAEGLLVVMCGLDEKAALLASGDPAFSTTPHYDGHGAILVDLGAVDGTQLAELVEEAWRLRAPAALRSTPRG
- a CDS encoding cupin domain-containing protein — its product is MDPERQPVHLAPGAGRRYAMGRIDAVFKADGPETADRYSISEWWLEPHTAGPGAHTHPEDDVFYVLDGTVSFLLGDRWVDAPKGSFVLAPGGFPHDFENRTDERAGALNFSAPGAFEPHMPGIAAWFRGRDA
- a CDS encoding GNAT family N-acetyltransferase — protein: MLELRRARPGEAAELAALAVRSKGHWPYPPEFLARFARVQGLTEEVVAANEVWVGERAGRVRGFCTLLHRADRAILDDLWLDPAEIGRGSGRLLFEHAVARAVAAGARVLEWDADPHAVGFYERMGAGTVGWSDSPLGRPLPLMRLTLDG